A window of the Danio aesculapii chromosome 10, fDanAes4.1, whole genome shotgun sequence genome harbors these coding sequences:
- the si:ch211-266i6.3 gene encoding cytoskeleton-associated protein 2 produces the protein MNTMESVVRKRNKENTKPVSGPKKQVISSTVSKQRVPCKTAPLQSKNDLREDNSGKKGKNVRAHDKSNDADPVKRYTLSQAFRTQQTIRQRKLVEEVQKPPFTVSAVQKSKPGTYKGRVIQSKIDCFRKPSGDVKTTEKKVISKLDETKAKPEVPKIRSKSVTSLQTSIKPRVNSVLSSRSKSVSDVPRNVPEKPVHKSVSLKQIPQKVPSSISQTGAHRACVFPRPAPLATGRSATSKAITMKKQVPKPKPTLTDQNVSRAVTSTVSQYKVQMQTAEERRAKLAEWLASKGKSLKRPPISDNSAVLSRKPAPRPKTGPKATTCVQSKPVMQKTEPVKPAPALKTTNQTDKVPDSKPVNTSKSSNIMNTTLDLLDNSDMDLPVDPEIRMESLVMNLCDKLEAMETPSSYEDAMNADGCDALAEKRMEMQVEEHTTDRVFEILEEEELEDEEDITDDIKKADIKHEDDQEPQEKKLFDSEDDDSEEMRCTTPEMEGASIVKYNVKTTPYLQSVKKKIECEAAPGSGSRHKSTIKDLKFLTPVRRSTRIQRKSSRLPGMLNDHDTCVSSLAELVQMEDADANAYIYRKNPALLEDLPDHPGDLAKVCS, from the exons ATGAACACAATGGAGTCTGTGGTGAGAAAG CGTAACAAGGAGAACACTAAACCAGTTTCTGGCCCTAAAAAACAAGTCATCAGCAGTACTGTATCGAAACAAAGAGTACCATGTAAAACGGCACCCCTTCAGTCAAAGAATGATCTGAGGGAGGATAACTCTGGAAAGAAGGGAAAGAATGTTAGAGCGCATGACAAAAGTAATGATGCTGATCCTGTTAAGCGTTACACTCTAAGCCAGGCCTTTCGTACACAGCAGACTATAAGACAACGAAAGCTTGTGGAAGAAGTTCAGAAACCACCTTTTACGGTCTCTGCTGTCCAGAAATCCAAACCTGGTACGTATAAGGGCCGTGTGATCCAGTCAAAAATCGATTGTTTCAGAAAACCCAGTGGGGATGTGAAGACCACAGAAAAGAAAGTGATCTCAAAACTGGATGAGACCAAAGCAAAACCTGAGGTGCCTAAAATTCGGTCAAAGTCTGTTACTTCTCTGCAAACCTCTATTAAACCAAGAGTCAACTCTGTTCTGTCATCCAGATCAAAATCAGTCTCTGATGTCCCCCGGAATGTCCCTGAAAAACCAGTCCACAAGTCTGTTTCTCTTAAACAAATACCTCAAAAGGTGCCAAGTTCCATCTCCCAAACAGGAGCCCATCGAGCTTGTGTTTTTCCCAGGCCAGCCCCTCTAGCTACAGGACGCTCGGCCACCAGCAAAGCCATCACTATGAAGAAGCAGGTGCCAAAACCCAAACCCACCCTCACTGATCAAAACGTCAGCAGGGCTGTCACAAGTACAGTCAGCCAGTACAAAGTacaaatgcaaacggctgaagaaagAAG AGCAAAGCTTGCAGAATGGCTGGCTTCTAAAGGAAAGTCTCTGAAGAGGCCTCCAATCTCAGACAACTCAGCAGTGCTTTCACGGAAACCAGCTCCACGGCCTAAAACTGGACCCAAAGCCACTACCTGTGTTCAATCAAAGCCTGTCATGCAGAAAACAGAGCCTGTAAAACCAGCCCCTGCCTTGAAGACCACCAACCAAACTGATAAAGTCCCTGACTCAAAACCAGTGAATACAAGTAAATCAAGCAATATTATGAATACTACATTAGACTTGCTGGACAACAGTGACATGGATCTGCCAGTTGACCCAGAGATAAGAATGGAGTCG TTGGTGATGAACTTGTGTGATAAACTGGAGGCGATGGAAACGCCCTCATCGTATGAAGATG CTATGAATGCTGACGGATGTGATGCATTGGCAGAGAAGAGAATGGAAATGCAAGTAGAGGAGCACACAACAGATAGAGTGTTTGAAATTCTAGAAGAGGAAGAACTTGAGGATGAGGAAGACATTACAGATGACATTAAAAAGGCTGACATAAAGCATGAGGATGATCAGGAACCTCAGGAGAAGAAACTATTTGATAGTGAAGATGATGATAGTGAGGAGATGAGGTGTACCACTCCAGAGATGGAAGGCGCATCCATTGtgaaatacaatgtaaaaactaCTCCATATCTGCAGAG tgtaaaaaagaaaatcgAGTGCGAGGCAGCACCAGGCAGTGGCTCTCGACACAAAAGCACCATCAAAGACCTCAAGTTTCTGACACCTGTGCGACGATCAACAAGAATCCAGCGCAAGTCCTCCCGTCTGCCAGGTATGCTGAACGATCACGACACGTGCGTCTCCTCATTGGCTGAGCTGGTACAGATGGAAGATGCCGATGCGAATGCTTACATCTACAGAAAAAACCCAGCTCTACTGGAAGACTTGCCTGATCACCCTGGAGACTTGGCAAAAGTATGCAGTTAA
- the thap12a gene encoding THAP domain containing 12a, protein MPNFCAALNCSRNSTHSVLAFFRFPRDPERCKKWVENCSRSDLKDKTPDHLNKYHRLCARHFEPNLITKTSPFRTVLKDSAVPTIFDNPFKRSNNEADKDAPEAKKNKSDSQNEEPKDNSETATKDVNENKNGDGVDSSPPVIDEETLNKEYLKSLFDVVVMMGTQNIPLHGHSDKEPRSKSFTPSNFQALLEYRINAGDEFLRKKFEGSPVNLEHCSSIQLQQILEVIEKCIREELLAEAKEGRCFSLVVDNVIEIGGENYVPLFVRFVDKTNCLREEFVEFLLFEGDVETITERLVTELTEKCGLDMKYCRGQAYLCSGVSAMKVKAMVAKIAELHPLAVLTPCSSCSLNICLANTMTFTGVHLVMSTLKKLDAFFSKSPLLQNQLESAISIYYQGNEEKANVLKEACGSKWTEQHDTFELAVDLLESLLLCMDSVHDNEDHKWSDEVAHNAFVISEALADFEYVMTLVVLKNTLSFTRAFGKNLQGETNEVFFASGSLTAVLHSLNEVYENIEVYHEFWFEEAVNLAASLEIPVKVPRLYFRKRPTSGEEIQPETYYKDQVTIPVVSHVIKELSDLFSENHLKALKSLSLVPAIMGQLKFNTTEETSVDIYKDDLLNPDTFPAELHCWKIKWKHGTKDVILPSTIYETLQLSDVKFFPNVCALLKVLYNLPLFALTSDKCSTAKQRLTAYLQDTPVNHRNKSMALFYINCAIKHDLDSMVETYLKMYQDSEPSEKQDSSQEAVKS, encoded by the exons ATGCCTAATTTCTGCGCGGCGCTCAACTGCTCCAGGAACAGCACTCACTCGGTGCTGGCGTTCTTCAGGTTTCCACGGGACCCGGAGAG ATGTAAGAAATGGGTGGAAAACTGCAGTCGCTCAGACCTGAAAGACAAAACACCGGATCATCTGAACAAGTACCACAGACTGTGCGCCAGACATTTTGAGCCTAACTTGATAACCAAAACT AGCCCTTTCAGGACTGTACTGAAGGATAGTGCTGTACCAACTATATTTGACAATCCTTTTAAGCGGTCAAATAATGAG GCAGACAAGGATGCCCCTGaagcgaagaaaaataaat CGGACTCTCAAAATGAGGAACCTAAAGATAATAGTGAGACCGCAACCAAAGATGTGAATGAGAACAAAAATGGTGATGGGGTTGACAGCAGCCCTCCAGTCATTGATGAAGAGACGCTGAATAAAGAGTATCTCAAGTCTCTGTTTGATGTTGTTGTGATGATGGGCACCCAGAACATTCCTCTGCACGGCCACTCTGACAAAGAACCCAGAAGCAAAAGCTTCACTCCCAGCAACTTCCAGGCTCTGCTGGAGTACCGCATCAATGCAGGTGACGAATTCCTCAGAAAGAAGTTTGAGGGGTCACCTGTAAACCTCGAGCATTGCTCCTCTATCCAGTTACAACAGATCTTAGAAGTTATTGAAAAGTGCATTCGTGAAGAGCTGTTGGCTGAAGCTAAAGAAGGACGTTGCTTCTCTTTAGTTGTAGACAACGTGATTGAGATAGGAGGAGAAAACTATGTCCCATTGTTTGTACGTTTTGTGGACAAGACCAACTGTCTCCGGGAAGAGTTTGTGGAGTTTCTGCTCTTTGAAGGTGATGTGGAGACCATCACAGAGAGGCTTGTTACGGAACTGACTGAGAAATGTGGCCTGGACATGAAGTATTGCAGAGGACAGGCATATTTGTGTTCTGGGGTGTCTGCTATGAAGGTCAAAGCGATGGTGGCAAAAATAGCTGAGCTACATCCGCTAGCAGTTCTCACTCCTTGCTCCAGTTGCTCCCTGAACATCTGCCTGGCAAACACAATGACGTTCACCGGAGTGCATCTCGTCATGTCTACCCTGAAAAAGCTGGATGCATTTTTCAGTAAATCGCCCTTGTTGCAAAATCAGCTGGAAAGTGCTATTTCGATCTACTACCAAGGAAATGAAGAGAAGGCCAATGTCCTTAAGGAGGCATGCGGCTCTAAATGGACAGAGCAACACGATACCTTCGAATTGGCGGTTGACCTCTTGGAGTCTCTCCTGCTTTGTATGGACAGTGTGCATGATAATGAAGATCACAAATGGAGTGATGAAGTGGCGCACAATGCTTTTGTCATATCTGAGGCATTGGCTGATTTTGAATATGTCATGACATTAGTGGTGTTAAAAAACACCCTTTCCTTCACCAGAGCCTTTGGCAAGAATCTGCAAGGGGAAACCAATGAGGTCTTCTTCGCTTCTGGCAGTCTAACTGCAGTTCTGCATTCGCTGAATGAAGTTTATGAGAATATCGAGGTCTACCATGAGTTCTGGTTCGAGGAGGCTGTAAATCTGGCCGCATCTCTTGAAATCCCAGTGAAAGTACCTAGGCTGTACTTCAGAAAACGACCAACGTCTGGTGAGGAAATCCAACCTGAGACCTACTACAAAGACCAAGTTACCATTCCTGTGGTTAGCCATGTGATCAAGGAGCTCTCTGACCTGTTCTCTGAAAATCATCTGAAGGCCTTAAAGTCCTTGTCTCTTGTCCCTGCCATCATGGGACAGCTGAAGTTCAACACCACAGAGGAAACCAGTGTGGACATTTACAAAGATGACCTGCTGAACCCAGACACCTTTCCTGCTGAGCTGCACTGCTGGAAGATCAAATGGAAACATGGCACCAAAGATGTGATATTGCCATCGACCATCTATGAGACGCTTCAGCTGTCCGATGTGAAGTTCTTCCCCAACGTTTGTGCTCTACTGAAAGTTCTGTACAATCTGCCACTCTTCGCTCTGACAAGTGACAAATGCAGCACTGCGAAACAACGACTGACGGCATACCTGCAAGATACACCTGTGAATCACAGAAACAAGAGTATGGCTCTTTTCTATATTAACTGTGCCATTAAGCATGATTTGGACAGCATGGTGGAGACCTACTTGAAAATGTATCAAGATAGTGAGCCGTCAGAGAAACAGGATTCATCACAGGAAGCAGTGAAGTCTTAA